The stretch of DNA TTAAATATTCACAACATGTTAGCCTTAATTCCACTTTCCCAGTGCAGAGTTGATGCCTAGTCCCTGAGGTTCAGGTAGATGCCCTCAAAGCTTTATCTGCAGTCCATCTAATGAGCCACACCTGTTGTCCCCATTCTCACGTTCTTTCCTGGCATCCCCACCTTCTAATTCCTTCTCCAGAAACATTTTGTTCTCGCAGTGCTTGCGAAGGTAGGATGAGAAGCCAGATGAGGTGGTGCAGTACTAATCTAAAATAAGCATGCCAAGAGATATTTAGGATAAGGCATGCTTGGTTTCAGGAGAAGGTATCTTTGCAAAACCTCTTTGCACATGGTTTAAGGCCTCTTACATGAGCCTGGCTTAGGTTTGACAGCCAGTGTAAAAATAAACTGACCTAGTAagtcagcactgctgggatgggctgTTTGTGCTTCCTCCTGTGCCTGATTTCCAGCCTGTAAGCAGTAATCTGTTGTTGATGCAAAGTTTCCTGTCCGTACAGAGAAGAAGGAGTGCAAGCGGGAGCACCGCTCGCAGTGTGCCCAGGAGCCTCCCCGCAACATGGTGCACCCCAACGTCGTCTGCGATGGCTGCGAGGGACCCGTGGTGGGGACCAGGTTCAAGTGCAGCGTCTGTCCCGACTATGACCTGTGCAGCACCTGTGAGGGGAAGGGCATCCACAAGGAGCACAACATGCTGATGTTCCAAAGCCCGCTGCTTAATCCATTTGAGGTGAGCAAAATCTATGGAAAGGGAACTGATGAGTGGGAGATTGCTCCCATTCAAGTTAGGAGTTCCAGTTGCTCAGAACCCAGTGTCACATGAATGTCACCCTTCACAGTGGCTTCCCCGAGGACGCTGGCTCCGTAAAATGCGCCATGGAGTTCCACCCTTCCCGTGGATGCACTGCTGGGGGTATCCCgggcctgcagctccctgccagaaCGCAGAGCAAGCCGAAGCCACCgctgcagcccccagtgctcctgctgcagaaggTGAGAGGAGATGCCCTGCTAGACAGGGTGGTGGTGGAGCCTCAGGCTGGCTGAGGTTCTGCAGCACAGGGTAGAGTCTCTGTGGGAAAGTAAACAAAGGAACTAATCTAATTTGCTTGAAATAATTGGCACCTTTCAGCACAAAGTATGATTACTTTAAGGTATGCTTGGGTCTGTGCAATCAATGAGGATGCAGATAAAGTATCTGGAACCCAACCAAGCCGAGCTGTTAGGTCAAGCATGTCACTATTCCACTCCAGATCTGCCTTTCAGCATGGCTAATGAGCCGTAACAATGCTAATGCTGGCTTTCTGTTCCAGAGGTAGCTCAGTTAGTTTTCCTCTGTAGTGCTTTGTTCTGTAATGTATGTGAGTGACAGGAATGAGCACTAAGCTCCTGTGGGGACACACCCTCTGTAGGTGCCCTTTCCCTCTGAGCTTGTGTGTGCTAACAGAAATTGTTTTTCTAGAAGCTTCTACTAACAGCCAGCCTCAGGACCCCAATGTCACCTTCCTAAAGAATGTTGGGGAGAGTGTTGCAGCTTTTCTGAGCCCCTTGGGTAAGTGACTTACAGTTTGTTACCAGTCCCTGAGACTGGCTTACAGGTCTGTTTAACAGGATCAGCAGTCAGTTGTTGTGACTGGTCCTGAAACTACCTCCTGCCTCCTAAGGCTCAAAGGCTTAACTTACACTTGGATACTAAGAATGCTTAGGCTTAGAACAGCCACTCAGTaattttttgagagaaaatCAGGAAAGATTTCATTAACTGTAACACTAATATCAAGTCAGCGATGGCTCTGGATTTTGCCTGGTTTATGAGGAGGACATAGATGTAACTTCTGTCCTGGCTCTAAGTATTTGGCTTGTCTGTGTAGAGGAAGATGACTATTTGGTGCTTAGCCATTCTTTCTTAAGGAAGgctttgcattttaatttctgcatgTTACATAGCAAATTGTAGGATGACAGTAAGCCTTTAGAGTGTAGAGCAGGATTGATCCATTTAGGACTCTGCTTTTGGAAACCTCTTAAGACTTTGTCCACCTCAAATGCTTTTCTAGGTATTGAAGTTGACATCGATGTGGAACATGGAGGACAGAGAAGCAAAGTGACTCCCACTTCTGCCAACCAAGAGAAGACCAATGCTGAGGCAACCAGCAATGCTCCAACCCAGAATGTTCAGACCAAAGCAGACTGGAATAACACAGAGTCTGCTACCCAAGTAAATGTCCTTGCAGAACAGATACAAGACATGGTGGTAGATCCTGTGCCCACACAAATGGAAGATGGCAGCTTCCACTCCCAGGTACAGGAACTGTAACAGAAATTGAATATAATCACTTAGCAGACATGGTGGCAGTGAATATTAAGATGAGAGCAGATTAAGTGATATACAGCACCTTTACAGGTTTACAGCAAAGGTGGTGGGACTTCTTGTGGAtgtaattatttatattaaaggCAAATAGTAGCAGTGGGCATCCTGCCTGGAAAGCACTAGAGCACCTGgatgtttctttttccatttcaggaACACAGTGAGTCCAGCAGTTCATCGGGGGGTGAGGAGGACTGGACCCACTTATCATCCAAAGAAGTGGATCCTTCCACAGGTGAACTGCAGTCTCTGCAAATGCCAGACACAGACGGTCCCAGCTCCCTGAATGTGCCTCAGGATCCTCCCCAGCCAGGACCTACAGGACTGAGAGAAGCTGCTCTCTACCCACACCTCCCCCCAGGTAGGACAGAGTGTCCAGGTTTCATAGCTAAGAGTAACTTTGGCTTGGGAACTGCCAGCTTGGCCTGACACAAGCAGACTCGTTTTAGAGGTGGTAGAAACAAAGGTTTTGTGTAAGTTAGAGCCAGACCTGTCCCTGACTTGGGCAGGTTGGGCAGCTCTTGCACCCTGTTAGAGGTGATCAGATGGTTCCTCTCTTGCATGTGGGCTGCTAAGTCTTAACCAGATGTCTGACCTTAGGCTGATGTGCAATTTGAGCTGCTGTCCTCCATCATGTCCTTGCTGTGTACTGCTCAATAGAGCCTTTTTAATGCAGGATGTGCACCAGTACATCCTGTGGCTTTAGGGCAGCACTTTTCTGGTGGAGCCAGTAACAGTATCCAAGGCCCTtaactgagagcagcagcatggAGTCCCACAGCAAGGCCAGCTGAGCCTGACTAAGCTCTTCCCTTAGCACTGACTATTGTGTATCTTAAACATCTGCACTCCTGGGAGACAAAGAAGAGCGTGTCTCCTCCTCTCCAAGAGTGCTGTTAAAGCCTTGCCTGATTTTCCAATTACATGAAATAGCTGAACTCTGAACTACTCTTCTTTTCACAGAAGCTGACCCTCGCCTCATCGAGTCCCTGTCCCAGATGCTCTCCATGGGCTTCTCTGACGAGGGTGGATGGCTCACCAGGCTCCTGCAGACCAAGAACTGCGACATCGGGGCAGCACTCGATGCCATCCAGTATTCTAAGCAGCCACCTCACTTGTAGTAGTAACAAAAACCACTTTTCTAGCTGAAAGCAGATAATGCAACACGAGTTATTGTGGTTCACCATTCTTCCTACTCTGGCTTTCTGTCTCATGTTCTTAAGTGCTTGTAgaatggaggaaaaataaatactacTGCATGTGATGTGTCTGTGTGAGCATTTCAGTATCACAGCTATGTTATCTATGGATGAGGCTGAAACCATGAAGCAGCCCAGGACTGCCTTTTTGCACAAACTTTGGTGTACTCTTAGGGCCACACTTAGGAAGAGAAATCCCAATGCTTTGCTGGCTCTGGAGCTTGCAGCTCTGGAAGAAAGGGTTGCTATGGGAGACTTCTACAAAGATTTAGTTTGGGGGAAAAGAGCTGTAGTTTGTAAGGAGGAGTCAATCACAGAGTTTAATTGTACAGGCCAGGAATCCTTGAAGCCTGGGAGCTTTCTCTCCCTGGGCTGACCTACTTCCATTCCTATTTCTAGCTGCTGAGGTTGCTAGACAACACTGTAACCTGAGAGCAAGAgtctcttccccctccctccctccccccaaaCACAAACATCAAGCGAGTAAACAACTTTAATAGTGCAGTTCTCTATGGCTTTGAGTAAAAACCCCTTTAGTTCAAAATTCTCAGTAAACAACATAGCTGCATTAAAGGCCAAAGATGCCTGAGCTCAGAGATCATCATCAAAGTCCTCCCCTGTGCAGAAGAGCTGAGCACAAGCAGTGCTGCTCAGCTTTGGCCCAGGGTTAGAGTTAACAGGGGTGTttgccctccctgtgctgtccaAGCTGCAccttcctgcagtgctctctgcagcagctccccccCTCAGCACCTGGCTCTGAGGCTCTCTGAGCACATCCCCAACTGAGCAACTGCTGCTGGGCAGTCTCAAGGCCACATCCTCAGCACTGGCAGCACAATTCCTAAATTCAGAACCTGTTCCCTGAGGCAGGGTTCTTCCAGCCTGTCCTGAGCACCTCCAGGCCccagcagcagtggtgctgcccagccccacacccccactgccctcctgcagtgccatggtcactgcagcagcattttcaccAGAGCTGTCAGATAATGAGAGAAACTTTCCCCACTTGGATGGTTTGGTACAAGCAGTTGGGAGCTGTGTGTTCTCCTCAGGCACTACAGACTCACGGACAGCAGGGACCACACTGCCTCCAGAACCAGCATCTCCATCAGGCACTGCTACAAAGCATTTCTTGTGCTGCAAGAAGGGAGAGAACTTGGTTATAAATGCAGCACAGAAGCATTAAAGGTAGCATTGGCTTTGCCTAAATaaaagttttcagagagaaccccccaacacattcttttttctccccagtcaTTCGTTGGCTTGCTTGGAGAAGGGCAGAGAAAGACtcataaaaattcaaaattatgaTGATACAAAAGAGGACAGGAGCATCTTCTATAGCTGAAATACCTCTGTGGTTTTAACTTTTTTGGCTTGATAGACAAGCTGAGAAACTCCACTTTCTTCTGCATGCTCTGGAAGATCACTGGAGAGGAAGAACTTTGGGTGTTTCCTGGCCAAGAAAACCATTCACAAAGAGGACAGATTAGATCCACTGTGATTCTTTTCACAGGTCACTGAAGAGGTTCATAAAATGCATGGCTCTTTATCCCCAAAACCAAatccctgctcagctcaggtCATACACTGCAACCTGCACCTTAGCTCAGATCTCAGAGATGAGCTCCCTCCCACACCTCCAAATCAAGTGTCACCACTCAGGGGGCAGGAATTGCAAAACTGAATTTGCAAAATGTTCTCTCTGTACCTTTGTTCTCCCACAGTGTTCTTTCTCTGGGAACAGAACTGTTGCCtttccagagctgcctcctcctcttcatcttCCTGATCCTCATTCTCCTGGTCCAGATATTTACTCCAACGACTGCCTTCTGTCCTTCCCTCCTACAACACTGGAGAATTACTAAAAACAGCAAGACATGGGGGTTCCCATTTTTGATATTGTTACACATGTGCCAA from Prinia subflava isolate CZ2003 ecotype Zambia chromosome 16, Cam_Psub_1.2, whole genome shotgun sequence encodes:
- the SQSTM1 gene encoding sequestosome-1 isoform X2; this translates as MAALTVKAYLLGKEETAREIRRFSLPPPARYRAIYDRVAELFQGLLRAGPPPAFRMHYKDEDGDLIAFSTDEELELAMPYVRDGVFRVYIKEKKECKREHRSQCAQEPPRNMVHPNVVCDGCEGPVVGTRFKCSVCPDYDLCSTCEGKGIHKEHNMLMFQSPLLNPFEWLPRGRWLRKMRHGVPPFPWMHCWGYPGPAAPCQNAEQAEATAAAPSAPAAEGIEVDIDVEHGGQRSKVTPTSANQEKTNAEATSNAPTQNVQTKADWNNTESATQVNVLAEQIQDMVVDPVPTQMEDGSFHSQEHSESSSSSGGEEDWTHLSSKEVDPSTGELQSLQMPDTDGPSSLNVPQDPPQPGPTGLREAALYPHLPPEADPRLIESLSQMLSMGFSDEGGWLTRLLQTKNCDIGAALDAIQYSKQPPHL
- the SQSTM1 gene encoding sequestosome-1 isoform X1; the encoded protein is MAALTVKAYLLGKEETAREIRRFSLPPPARYRAIYDRVAELFQGLLRAGPPPAFRMHYKDEDGDLIAFSTDEELELAMPYVRDGVFRVYIKEKKECKREHRSQCAQEPPRNMVHPNVVCDGCEGPVVGTRFKCSVCPDYDLCSTCEGKGIHKEHNMLMFQSPLLNPFEWLPRGRWLRKMRHGVPPFPWMHCWGYPGPAAPCQNAEQAEATAAAPSAPAAEEASTNSQPQDPNVTFLKNVGESVAAFLSPLGIEVDIDVEHGGQRSKVTPTSANQEKTNAEATSNAPTQNVQTKADWNNTESATQVNVLAEQIQDMVVDPVPTQMEDGSFHSQEHSESSSSSGGEEDWTHLSSKEVDPSTGELQSLQMPDTDGPSSLNVPQDPPQPGPTGLREAALYPHLPPEADPRLIESLSQMLSMGFSDEGGWLTRLLQTKNCDIGAALDAIQYSKQPPHL
- the MRNIP gene encoding MRN complex-interacting protein isoform X1, giving the protein MAQRFWVLRCCRCRRFQGQQVGTGRDGTGRDGGSGFQALTDPSVPSQAKRSGRWSCSVCGQRQAVQKVYGQGSGLECRRHVQKLNLLQGEAEEALGLTPWCVEDSVNDSKNREAQHEASSVQQEGRTEGSRWSKYLDQENEDQEDEEEEAALERQQFCSQRKNTVGEQRKHPKFFLSSDLPEHAEESGVSQLVYQAKKVKTTEHKKCFVAVPDGDAGSGGSVVPAVRESVVPEENTQLPTACTKPSKWGKFLSLSDSSGENAAAVTMALQEGSGGVGLGSTTAAGAWRCSGQAGRTLPQGTGSEFRNCAASAEDVALRLPSSSCSVGDVLREPQSQVLRGGAAAESTAGRCSLDSTGRANTPVNSNPGPKLSSTACAQLFCTGEDFDDDL
- the MRNIP gene encoding MRN complex-interacting protein isoform X2, which gives rise to MAQRFWVLRCCRCRRFQGQQAKRSGRWSCSVCGQRQAVQKVYGQGSGLECRRHVQKLNLLQGEAEEALGLTPWCVEDSVNDSKNREAQHEASSVQQEGRTEGSRWSKYLDQENEDQEDEEEEAALERQQFCSQRKNTVGEQRKHPKFFLSSDLPEHAEESGVSQLVYQAKKVKTTEHKKCFVAVPDGDAGSGGSVVPAVRESVVPEENTQLPTACTKPSKWGKFLSLSDSSGENAAAVTMALQEGSGGVGLGSTTAAGAWRCSGQAGRTLPQGTGSEFRNCAASAEDVALRLPSSSCSVGDVLREPQSQVLRGGAAAESTAGRCSLDSTGRANTPVNSNPGPKLSSTACAQLFCTGEDFDDDL